One Hypomesus transpacificus isolate Combined female chromosome 21, fHypTra1, whole genome shotgun sequence genomic region harbors:
- the mb gene encoding myoglobin gives MADFDMVLKCWGPVEADYNTHGGLVLTRLFNENPDTQNLFPKFAGIAKSDLAGNTAVSAHGATVLKKLGDLLKAKGDHAALLKPLATTHAKTHKIALNNFKLITEVIAKVMGEKAGLDAAGQDALRRVMAVVIADIDVTYKELGFTG, from the exons ATGGCAGACTTTGACATGGTGCTGAAGTGCTGGGGCCCGGTCGAGGCCGACTACAACACCCATGGAGGTCTGGTTCTGACCCG ttTGTTCAATGAAAATCCAGACACCCAGAACCTGTTCCCTAAGTTTGCTGGCATCGCCAAGAGCGACCTCGCGGGCAACACAGCCGTATCAGCGCACGGCGCCACCGTGCTGAAGAAGCTGGGTGATCTGCTGAAGGCTAAGGGTGACCATGCTGCACTCCTGAAGCCCCTGGCCACCACCCATGCCAAAACGCACAAGATTGCCCTCAACAACTTCAAG CTTATCACTGAGGTCATCGCCAAGGTCATGGGGGAAAAGGCCGGGCTGGATGCGGCTGGGCAGGACGCCTTGAGGAGGGTGATGGCCGTGGTCATCGCTGACATCGACGTCACTTACAAAGAGCTGGGCTTCACTGGCTAA
- the pane1 gene encoding centromere protein M — protein MSALKPFNKLPELNTANILLVDNEEQFQQKLADAIVQQEKSVNVIVRLARNLPLPMENEESRPRIDLVVFIVNLTSDLSYKSTETSLKYLDPSYFLGKVCFLVTNARNAAVPPERLLSVRKLAASFHCPFMCAEDQTTDGVTAAADRLLSILRVAAGLVPMATSLYLSTLTRCTVPADMDQQGFD, from the exons ATGTCTGCacttaaaccatttaataaactGCCTGAACTGAACACAGCGAACATTTTG CTGGTGGACAATGAGGAGCAGTTTCAGCAGAAGCTAGCTGACGCAATTGTGCAACAAGAAAAATCTGTCAACGTCATTGT GAGATTAGCAAGAAATCTTCCCCTACCCATGGAGAATGAAGAAAGTCGTCCTCGGATAGACCTTGTGGTCTTTATCGTAAACCTCACCTCAGATCTCAG TTACAAGTCAACAGAGACTTCCCTGAAATACTTGGATCCAAGTTACTTCCTCGGAAAAGTCTGCTTCCTTGTCACCAATG cTCGTAACGCAGCAGTGCCCCCCGAGCGCCTGCTGTCTGTCAGGAAGCTAGCTGCATCCTTCCATTGTCCCTTCATGTGTGCCGAAGACCAG ACGACAGACGGAGTGACCGCGGCGGCAGACAGGCTGCTCTCGATCCTCAGGGTGGCGGCGGGCCTCGTTCCCATGGCAACGAGTCTCTACCTGTCCACTTTGACTCGCTGCACTGTGCCCGCTGATATGGACCAGCAGGGCTTTGACTGA